A stretch of the Aegilops tauschii subsp. strangulata cultivar AL8/78 chromosome 4, Aet v6.0, whole genome shotgun sequence genome encodes the following:
- the LOC123493622 gene encoding uncharacterized protein: MAASTERQCQSGWPNLRRGLLRKVLSRLPSLADRVRLRLRAVCRPWRTRATLQPPPRRPLPWLALPGGTVLDFANKNTHRLRIPDDDGGPCYSAGDNMFFLHHNDGRCFVVNGFSGAATPLPELAALLQSHMVNPCDEKKSDKLDRKSYDNMKIKKVVMSSVASLPNHHRVVAVLASNCSKSRVFISTCRSAGEINSCLVMREKSTILDIAFFQGKMYANVHMFQELVAVDLRDGCLDKPTPPGVEPQVKAYTSWIWPPDLLPDMYLKDLFDDPKSDEKVEQYLVESNGKLLMVRRRFLRTGHNKLTCRFQVFEADLRDGPRLGQWKKARSLQGRALFVGTPCSKSFRACDVDGAQGDCIYFLVDHGNPLRHSAVYNMVNKTIMPLIPVSVWRSVKLTWDSQRFPAWFFPVEV; this comes from the coding sequence ATGGCGGCGTCGACGGAACGTCAATGCCAATCCGGGTGGCCTAACCTACGGAGAGGTCTCCTGCGCAAAGTCCTCTCCCGGCTCCCGTCCCTCGCCGACCGcgtccgcctccgcctccgcgccGTCTGCCGCCCATGGCGCACGCGCGCCACGCTCCagcctccgccccgtcgcccgctCCCCTGGCTCGCCCTCCCGGGCGGCACCGTCTTGGACTTCGCCAACAAGAACACGCACCGTCTGCGTATTCCAGACGACGACGGCGGCCCCTGCTACAGCGCCGGCGACAATATGTTCTTCCTCCACCACAACGACGGGCGGTGCTTCGTGGTCAACGGATTCTCCGGCGCCGCGACGCCTCTCCCCGAGCTGGCTGCTCTCCTGCAGTCTCACATGGTAAATCCCTGCGACGAGAAGAAGTCTGACAAGTTGGATCGCAAGTCGTATGACAATATGAAGATCAAGAAGGTGGTTATGTCCTCCGTGGCATCCTTACCGAATCATCATCGCGTTGTGGCCGTTCTAGCCAGTAACTGCTCTAAATCCAGAGTCTTTATTTCTACATGCCGATCGGCCGGCGAGATCAACTCGTGCCTTGTGATGCGGGAGAAATCCACCATCCTCGACATCGCCTTTTTTCAAGGGAAGATGTACGCTAATGTTCACATGTTCCAGGAGCTTGTCGCCGTCGATCTCAGAGATGGCTGCCTCGATAAGCCAACGCCGCCCGGCGTCGAACCCCAAGTGAAGGCATACACATCATGGATATGGCCCCCTGACCTACTACCGGATATGTATCTTAAGGATCTTTTCGACGACCCTAAGTCAGACGAGAAAGTCGAGCAATATCTAGTGGAATCCAATGGCAAGCTGCTGATGGTGAGGAGACGTTTCCTCCGAACTGGCCATAACAAATTGACTTGTCGGTTCCAGGTGTTCGAGGCGGACCTCAGGGACGGTCCCCGTCTTGGCCAGTGGAAGAAGGCCCGCAGTCTCCAGGGCCGGGCGCTCTTTGTGGGCACGCCGTGCTCCAAGTCTTTTCGTGCTTGTGATGTTGATGGAGCTCAAGGAGATTGTATCTACTTCTTGGTCGATCATGGCAATCCCCTTCGCCACTCTGCCGtctacaacatggtaaacaagaCGATCATGCCTTTGATACCGGTGTCAGTGTGGCGGAGTGTAAAGCTAACATGGGATAGCCAGCGGTTTCCGGCATGGTTTTTTCCGGTTGAAGTTTAG